ttataataccAAAACAAATTCACGGGCCTCTCATGTAACTTTTCAACAATACTGTGCGGATCTACATTAACATACTTTCTTTGCATTATATCATTAGCAGTCCTctctaaaaaaatttctttcatttttaataataaatcaccATCTTCTTCGTGTGCCATTGGATAAGTGTCTGAAATAATGCAACGGTCTGATGGGAAAAAATCATCataatgaattttttgtctctttttcttcccaTTATTCTTGTTAGTATTTTCACAGTTGCTAGTTTCTTGTTCCTTTATTGCTTCATGATAACGATCAAATGTTAAATCGATTAACTTCATTAAAGGCTCTCTAACTGCGACTTTAATTCCTTTGGGTACCCAAATTTCATGCAATCCTTCATAGTTATAAGAACCAGTACTGGTTACTTGAAAATATCCAATATCTTTTAGCACGATTTCAATTCCACCTTGAAACGGTGGAATAACATGTCTAACaaagttatttttgtcCGTTAGCTTTTTACTATTTACATAAAAATAGCCGGAGAGTGGATGGCTGTATGGTTTAGGATTACTAGTATCTAACAGTTCATTAAGAATCTCCAATCCTttatctatatttttaaactgGTAGGACTCTCCAGGAATGAATTGAGTCACTCTATTTATAGTATTGGGTGGCGcaacataataaaataacccACCTAAAGTATAGCACTTACCATTTTCAGTGCCTTTCAAAGTAGTATAAGGTCTTTTGTTAACTTTACTATTGTCAAAGCGATGAGTTTTCCTTATTAGATCACAGTATTTTTTAGAAACGTAATTAGATAAATCGTATTCGATATCTGAGGGTAAAGCCGATTGTGTCGTATAGCCTGGTAAGTCataaatcaatttttcattgtCTATCATATAGGGAGTGGCGTTTCTAGTTAAATTCGGGATGTGTGATACACCTGCCTTTTGTAAATGGAAAATACCGGTATTATGACACATAGAATCTTCAGTATTCTCATCGCCCTTATTAAGCTTATTATCGACTTTTTGGTAAGTTTTAGAATTTAATTTGAATCCTTTATagtttttcaataaagaaTTTATCAATGTTGATTTACCAGCATTAGCAGTCCCTATTAAATAGTTTTTagaatttttcaaaagagAATATACAGATGACACGttccaatttttataaGCGGAAAACGCCactattttattacttttgaaatgcaaatatttttcaaagaaaattttgaaaaatggtAATGCCTTGcgtttcaaaaaaaattcatttttacCTAATTGATCAccttttgataataataatgaaagaTTATCAGTATTTCTGTcacttttgttatttttagaaatgGCATATTTGGAGCtcaatttgaaaatttctCTGTCAACATTGTGTGGGAAGTCAGATAATGGCATAATATAATGGATATATGCAGTCTCGTTGTGAGTTCTgcttaaaaatttattttctatatcTTGCAAAGTGTATGCGGGGAATTCTTCtttattgtatttattCTGATATAATGCATCAGAACATCTTTTACAaacaattctttttctgcCATCTTTATCTATCATTTCATGTGATATTATTGACTCTTCagatttttttgttaactCTTTGGCTTGCTGAACATCTtgagaaaataataagtaTCTCACATCCTCAATGGTGGTGATTTTATTGCTTATTTGGGGCTTTGGCTTGATATAgaatccaatttttttaggaTCTTTGTCTTGTAATTCAATGCCGCATGAAAAACATTccaagtttttattttggacAGTTGTTGTTACTAAACGCTTTGAATGCACATATTGTAAAGAAATCCTTGTCCTAAAATTTATTTGCCTAAATACACCAAGTTTATGCGGAAACATGTTATGagatatgtatatataaactatATGCTTTCTGGGAGATTATTTCTTAGGAGCAAAGATCTATTATCACATCCAAGgaacatacatatatatatacgaGATTTTGGATTATCTTTAGATTAAATAAGGTTGATCTAAAAGTTGAAGCATTTAacaaaaagcaaaaaggATGAGAAAAGAAGACTTTccatctattttttttttttttgttttctgttttctgttttttctttttttccgaccgtttctttttatatacatatagatatatttttttccaaaatgaaaatatcgTACACTTACTTACTCAGTTAATACGCAGAGctataatatatttgccttgttaaaaaaaaaaaaacaaaaaaaaaaaacaaaaaaaaagaaacgacaggttaaaaaattttttttcttattactTTTGTTAAGCAAAGAGCATCTTTTTACTCTAAATATTGAAACTCTTTTCTACTCAACGTTTTGTTACTTTAAGATAATTGCCcaagtttattatttaataatattgtatTGATATCTGAAGGACAATATTCAAACACATTAAAGGAAAAGACTAAATATACCAAAAAGTAAACAATGGGTAAAGTTACTAAAGCTactaaaaaatttcaatccAAACAATTGAAGCATGTTTTGGATCAcagaaagaaaatcaaggaatttaaacaaaagaCTAAAGGACGTAGaggtaataaaaatgaacaggaaaaaaaagacacaCAATTAACCAAAGAGGAACAAGCTGCCATGAAAAGCAAAAAGGAAGAAGTTTTTAAGGATATGAGCGTTGATGATTTCTTTTCTGGCGGGTTTGATGTTCcacaaaaaatgaaagccccatctaaaaaaaaaacaaagtcCAACGAAGAGTCTAGTTCtgaggaagaggaagatgGAGATATCGATATGGATGagttgaaagaaaaagatccagaattttataaatatttggaagAAAATGATAAGGAGGTCCTAGAATTTAGTGCTTCTAATCCGTTGGATGACATCAGTGAAGATGAGAAAGATGAAGAAAACCATGAACAGAAAAATGATACATCTAAAGAAACTAGAGATGAAGATGGAAAGGTTGAGgtttctttaaaattggTGAAACAATGGCATAAAGctttaaaggaaaaaccaaccttaaaattaattagaAACGTCGTTTCTGCCTTCAAAGCCGCTGTTAATCTGAATAATGAAGAAATCGCTgaatcttttaaatatactGTCAGTAATGAAGCTGCATTCAGTGAGTTGATGTTTCTAGCCTTGAAAGATTTGCCCAACGCTATCACTGAAAAGCTATGCCCATacaaaaccaaaaataacGTGAGGATACTTCCATCTACCCCAATAGCCACTAAAATAGGATCCATTCTAAAACACCATGCAGGATCATTAATTACCTTGTTGAATGATACTACTGATTCGGATACAATTACATTAATCTTGGGCTCGACCGAACAATTGTTACCCTTTTTCCTATCCCATAGGAAAATTCTAAAGGAAATTGTTAATTCGGTGGTTGAGCTTTGGTCTACTTCTTCTAACTTGGAGGTTCAGTTAACTTCTTATACATTTTTGTTACTATGTAAGGAATTTAAGAACGCTATGTTAGAACtagttttaaaatcatcCTATTCTGCAATTATTAAGAACTGTCGTCAAACTAATATTCGTACTATGCCATCTATTGATTTTCAAAAAGATTCGGCCGCGCAATTATTTAGTATTGATCCAGTGTTGGGTTATCAAATTGGTTTTGAATATATTAGACAACTAGCTATACACTTAAGGAATTCTATAAATGCTACAACTAGTACTTCCAAAAACGCTAGTAAAGTTTCACCAACTGAAGCTTAtaagaaaatttataattggCAATTTGTTCATTCAATAGATTTTTGGTCTAAAGTTTTAGCAACTCATTGTAATatagaaaaggaaaataatagtttGAAAGAATTGGCCTATCCATTAGTTCAAGTTGCCATTGGTGTTATCAGGTTAATCCCATCTGCTCAGTTTTTTCCATTaagattttatttgtgtagatcattaattaatttatccAGAAACACAGGGATTTTTGTTCCTATCTTTCCAATTTTATCTGAAATATTGCAATCTACTACATTTACTAAGAAACCTAAGGGCAGTACCTTAGAAGCATTTGATTTCAACCATAATATTAAATGTAATGCTGCCTATTTAGGCACTAGAGTTTATCAAGAAGGTTGTGgtgaattatttattgaattattgGCTGAGTTTTATTCCTTATATTGTAAGAGTATTGCTTTTCCGGAATTAACTACACCGGCAATCATTGCTTTGCGCCGTTATATTAAAACTAGCAAAAATGTTAAGTTTAATAAGCAATTATCTGTGTTACTCGAAAAGTTGAATGCCAgtaacaattttattttgagaGAAAGAAGTAGTGTTGATTTCACACCAAATAATTACAGTCAGGTTAATAACTTTTTGAAAGAATATAATTGGGAAAAAACTCCATTAGGTTCATATGTAGTTACTCAACGTGAGGTTAAAGAGGAAAAGATGAAAATCTTACGAAGCAGTTTGGCTGAAAAGGATGCTGAAAAGAATGTGGAAGATAGTGATGAAGCAGAGGAAGAAAGGGAATTAGTAGATGACGATGAAGCTGAAGAAAGTAGTACTACTGAcaatgaataaaataaaattggcTTGGCttgataattattaaaaaatttcataTGATTTGTATACTAGTTAGttccaaaatatatatctaattctattagaaaaaattaaaaaatagtaaatagaaaatggaaaatagAGAACAAGGAAAAAGTAACTTGCACacaatcaaaaaaataaacctCCGAGACGGGGAATCGAACCCCGATCTGGCATGCGACAAACGCCAATTCTAACCGTTAAACTATCTCGGACAATCATCTGTTACTATCGTAAGCGTAACTCAGGATTAGTCGTAATAATTACGGGTTCGGATTatggtaattaattttttgttctatttcgatctttatatataataaagattatttaaaactataaatcAATCATGAAGAATATCttccaaaatattattccTGTTATACtcttctaattttttcttgccATTAGTTCCAGTTATGTTTGTTTAGTGACGTGGTACCGGTCAAGTAAATGACTCTTCTGTACatcaattaataatagaattAACTATAATTACCTCCACGAAGTACTCGCTATCAGAGTAAGAGTATCTTCTACTAAAAACTCAATAGAAATACTgctttttgtttgtttgtttttttaatatactactgtaaaaaaataacctagtctaaaaaaaaaaaaaaaaaaaaaaaaattcacaTTCTCAATAACAGCGTTTGTAGAACCAAAtgtttcttaaaaaaattaaccgctttaaatataatttagCCGCCGAACTGGAAGTTCCCAAGCTACATTCTTCTCATATTGGATAAATATTAacgtaataaaaaattaaatattttgaaatctAAAGCAGTAACATAgagattaaaaattaataactaCAACCAACagttacaaaaaataacacaaaAATGGAAGTCCCTAATATAACTGATCCTGATAAAACGTTGGTTGATAATGAAAACCATCATGACACTGCCAGTGTCCTAATTAAAACTAATGAGGTGCTATGTAatgaatttaattttaaaacagaTCACTTATCTGCAAAAAACTTAAGGCCTGAGATtactaaattaaaattgtttttaaatgaattaactaaaaaagaacagcaattaaaacaatgtttaaaaattattagagaatataaaaaggaagagGAAGTTACGATGTTAACCCAGAAGTGGTATCAAGTCATTCAATGCGAACTAAATTATTTGATGAATTCAACgcttttaaaatttgacAAAATGGGAGGATATGATGAGTTCATCAAACGTGAAgttgaatttgaaaaacaaaaactaGAATATCAATTCGATGATTCGTGGGATGACCAATACAAAACCATCACTGAATCTGAAGATTTCCAAGCGTTAAGCATTCAAGAACAAGATGACTATAAAGAAGagattgaaaataaaaagcttgaattagaaaatctaaaaatgaaaaaaatagaggAAATAGAATCAAAGTTGGTAAATCGTAAAGAGTTTGATATGAAAGAGCTATGTAAAATGTTAAATGTTGATCATGATTATGTGTTTAATTACCCAAATAACAAGGgtacaataaataaataaatttacaataatattcaGCATTgtgtataaaaaattattaaatggcttttttctttctttcctttgTTATTACTGTCAATGTTGTGTTCCTGATAGCATTTATTTAGTAAAAACATCATCTAATTTTAATCTAGGAGCAATGTTCATTGCTATTAATTCTTGAAACAATAACTTGGCAGCATATGGAATAGACATCTTTACTATATTTTCAGAACTTTTACATGTGGTACACCAGCCGCTATACCCCATTAAACCACATTTATTACAAACATCGACTTCAAAAGCATCAGAACTAATCATCAAcctttctaataataattggGAAGCACCATAAGCAATAACACAATCTCTTTCCATTTCACCTAATCTCAACCCACCATCTCTACTTCTACCTTCTGTTGGTTGACGTGTTAACACTGCTCGTGGGCCTCTGGCTCTTGCATGCATTTTATCTAAAACCATATGCTtcaatttttgataataaattggaccaaaaaaaatatatgctTGAAGACACTCTCCAGTGATACCGCTATAAAGCATATCCTTACCTGAATAGTTGAAACCATGGTTAACCAATATTTCCGACATCTCCTCTAATTTAGACCCACCAAAACAAGTACCATATTCCAAAGAACCGTTTAATGTACCAGCTTTACCACTGACTAACTCAATCATTTTTCCAACAGTCATACGTGATGGGAAACCATGGGGATTCATAATTATATCGGGGCAGATACCTTGGTCATTAAATGGCATATCTTCTTGTTTAACGATAATACCACATACACCCTTTTGTCCGTGTCTAGAGGAAAATTTATCACCTAATTCGGGTCTTCTATTTTGTCTCAATAGCACTTTGATTAGGGCTTGATCGTTGTCAGAAACGGACATCATAACTTGATCAACATGAGATGATTCTGGTGCTCTATAAACTACTGGGGTTTCTCTATATTGCGAGACATGGTGTGATAGTACACTATCAGAAGCATTTGTTGGAACACTCTTATTAATATACACTTGACCACTTTCTACTTTCATACCAACTTCACCCAAACCATCTGGACCCAAAGGTCTATGCTGCCAAATAGGCTCTCCATTTTCATCTACACGCATACCACCAATGATATCCTGGGTATGATTTGGATAACGTTTTAAAACACAAGTAGTCTTACGACGAGTTTCGCAACGACCAAAGCCACGATCAATAGAAGACTTATTTAAAACCAAAGCATCTTCAATATCGTAACCACTATACGACATTACAGCAACAGTGGCATTTTGGCCGGCGGGTAATTTATCGTATTCAATTAATTCAATTGTTTTGGTCTTAACCATTGGTTGTTGGGGATATATCatcaaatataataaagtatCTATCCTCTTAAATTGGTTATAAGCAATAGCACCAATGGCTTGTTTACCCATCGCACATTGATAAGTATTACGGGGAGACTGATTATGATGCGGGTATGGAATTAGTCCAGCAACTGCTCCCAAAATCGTAAACGGCTCGATCTCCAAATGAGTAATTTCTTTGCTCAAATCTCTCTCGTAAAGCGCTATAAACGAGTCGTTTTCTTCATTGACATCTAAATATTCCACCAACCCCAACTTTAGGAAATCGTCAAATTGTAGCTCACcctgttttaattttagtaaATGGGAAGCCTTAACGCGGGATTCTCCattagtaacaataattaaTGGTCTACAAATTCTACCGCCATCAGTAGCAATATGCACGGCCTTTTGATGTTCATTGGTATAAATCGAAATAAATTCACTGACTTTACCCGTTCTTCTTAAATTTCTGAAATGGGAAACAAACTTAATGGGGAATCTAGTTATACCAACAAAAGTACCGTTAAGATAAACACCATAATGAAGATGTAAAGAAGCCGAGTCTAGTAGAGTTAAATCCTCCACACCTAGCAAATAGCACAACTTTTTGATCggttcttcttcatcatccgTGGTGATATGTGTCATCAATGctaaattttttactaaACCACAAGCTTCACCTTCTGGAGTATCACTCGTGCACAGCATACCGAATTGAGAGGGTTGTAAAGCCCTAGGGCCCGAAACTTTTCTAGACTTTTCAAATTGGGAGGAGATTCTTGTCATCATACCTAATGCAGAAATGTAGGATAGCCTGCTCAAAACATGTGTAACGCCTGCTCTTTCCATCTTAAATCTCTTTAAGGACCAATTACCTGTAGAAATTGCCCTGTTTAACCCACTCGTAATATTATTGGAGTGTATGTTAATGCTTAATAATGCATCATATTCCATAGCCCTATTAGGCTTTTTCAAAACCTTGTCAATGTTAGCTTTAAAATCActgttaaattttttaaataaatcctcaaataataaagacaTCAATTGACCAGCCAATTCTAAACGTTTATTACCAACATAATCCCTATCGTCTACCATTTTAGGATCATGCATTGCCATAACTACACGACGGGTCATCAATGCAATGTATAAAGCCTTTTCTCTAAAGTCTAAATCTTCCGCAGTCAAATGAGCAATAACCGTAGTGGCAATTGCTTCTATACCCTCTTGTAAAATGGTCAACTTTTGTCTTCTAACTGTTTTCACTCTACTTCCAATAAATTCTAAAGCTTGTTGTTGGGTATAAATTTCGTATTTTGAGGCTTCTTCAAAGTTAACAGCAAATAATTCCTGATAAGTGCTATCATTACCGCAGACCAATTGCATAATTTCTAAAtcactaataataccagAGGCTTTCAAAACGATGACAATTGGCACTTCTTCAGAGATAGAATTGTgctttaaatatattttgtcATTTTTAGTAACAACATAGGTTTTAGATTTTCTTTCATGTGTCGAAGAAGTTACAGAAGCCTGGACAATCTGTTTTTTCTCATCGGCTTCTACAATGATACGATTCTTAGACAATTGTTCTTGAAccaaaataactttttccGTAccgttaataataaaataaccaCCTGGGTCTAAGGGGCATTCGTTCAATTTAGCCATTTGCTGTTCATCGCAGCCACTCAAAATACATTTATTTGATCTTAACATAATTGGCATCCTACCAATTTCTACATCTCTATgcataataatttttctacCTCTGGTATATTCCACGTCAACGTATATGGGAGCAGAATAGGACATATCCCTTAATCTACATTGGTGTGGTGGAACAATGTCTTCCTGGATGGTGGAAGTAGACTTATGCCCGACTCTGATATCaatatatttcaaataaaattctGGATCAACATCACTTAAAATGGTTTGGTTGGCAGCaataatctttttcaaatctaTATCAACAAAATAGTTAAAAGAATCCAAGTGTTGTTTGACCAACCCTTtgacttttaaaaatgctGGCAGTAAGTTCCATTTATCTTCTGCAGTATTAATTTCATCTGTTAATGTTTTGCCTTGGTAAACAggttttaataaatcttcaAATGCTTCATCTTTAAGATGTTTATGGTCTTTCTCCTCTTCAACTTTTACCATtttcaatgttttttttttttttttttttttttttttttttttttttttaacaacgTCTATATAGTTATAGTTTTGCTCTGCTCCgtcttcttcattttttaaataatattaaaatggATACCATCAAAGAATTTGTAATataaattaagaaaaaattcgttaatgaaaaaaaaaaaaaatctaatttGATCGATATGtacaataaaaaggaaaaaaaaaaaaaaaaaaaaaaaagaaaagataattTTGGTTAATTATCGTTCGAAATGATTTGAATTTGAATTTGAATTTGAATttgaatttgaattttttttttaatccatcttttcaattttatggGTTGACAAAACAATTTACTAGTATTTTCAAACCTCTTTCTAGAACGTTTAATAAGAGGCACCAAATTTTGTTTCCAACTAATACTTTACTAATTAAATATGTCCACcaacaatttatttaaagcaACAGTCTTAGAGTATTTAGAAGGCTTATCGCAAAATGTTCAATCAAGATTATACGAATCACCGGCAGCATGTTTGGCAATATATAGAATTCTACCTCAACTcgcaaaatttttaattatgtCAATGGTGTTTAATCACGAAGACGTATTGCTTCGGGATCTAAATAAATGGGTTAAAGAACAAGGTCAATTTGAATTTGATGAGGctataaaaacaatgagTTCCTTgcatatattaaaagaaatttcTAAAAATCCTGTTCAAGTCAATTTGAatccaatttttaaaaatagttttaGAAATTCATTAACTGGGGGTGAAGTACATGATTCCTTCGGGATTCCTGTGGATGATGATGGTACTATAACAACTGAAAGTTTGGATAAATATGCAGCTGACAAATGGGAAACAATTTTGCATTTTATGGTTGGTACTCCTGGAATGAAATCTCCTAGCGAAACAGTTTTGAGCTTATTATTGCATAGTGGATTAATGttggaagaagaaagtGATTATGAACTAAAAATCACTAATGAAGGtttccaatttttattacaagaAATCAATGTTCAAATTTGGTCTTTATTACTACAGTACTTGAAAATGGCCGAGAGTATTCAGATGGACCCGGTagaagttttaaattttattttcatgtTGGGCTCTTTGGAATTGGGACAAAGTTATAGCGTTAAAGGTTTAACAGAAAcacagaaaaaattattaaaagatatgACTGACTATGGACTAATTTATCAAACCACATTTAATTCGCTAAAGTTTTACCCAACAAGATTAGCTATAATTTTAACTAGTGATAGTATGACGATTAGATCTGCCTCAATGGCAATGAATAGCGTTCTAAAAAAAGCTGCAAATTACATCAATTATAACGATACTGcgtataataaaaataatactgcAAATACTGATGCGGATGCCACCAATAACCTAGACAAGGAAGATGCCGATgcagaaaataataatggtgagGAAGTGGATGGCAATGGCTCTATTGTTGAGGGCGCATTGATTATAGAAACTAATTTCAAATTGTACTCGTATTCTAATTCACCTTTACAAATTGCTATTTTAGGGTTATTTGTGCACTTGAAAACAAGATTTGCTAATATGGTTGCAGGACAGGTTACTAGAGAGTCTATTAGAAGAGCCTTGAGAAATGGTATTACCGCCGAACAAATTATTGCTTATTTGGAAACACATGCACATCCCCAAATGGTTCGTTTAGCAGAAAacaatttggaaaaaaaacttgcGCTAGATGCAAATTGTAACGAAACGTTAGAAATTTTACCTCCAACGGTAGTAgatcaaataaaattatggCAATTGGAATTGGATAGAATAACTAATTATGACGGTTATTTATATTCCACTTTTGATACTACTGAAGAATATCAACAGCTGGTCACTTATGCGAACGATATAGGAGTTTTAATCTGGAAAAGTGATAGGAAGAAAGTCTTTTTTATAGAGAATGAGGGCAATTCTCAAGTTGTTGAATATGCCAAAAGACTATTGAGTAGAAAAGATTCTATATAAACTGTTTCTATTAAATACACtgttatattatataaccaccaaactttattatccgtgttacttttatatatttttatatatatatttttttttaaatttcatAGGTgccaaacaaaaaaaaaaaaaattgaacagTTTTACACTGTAAAGCTCGCACTCAGATTTGAACTAAGGACCAACAGATTTGCAATCTGCTGCGCTACCACTGCGCCATACGAGCAGTACACATTTGTGTGTTTCAATATTGATATACATATTATACAGTCATTATGATTAGTAGGCATAATCAGTAATACATTACTGCGACGGATAATCAGAAGCAACAATGGTATAAAGAAATAGTAATAAGattttaaacaattaacaaaagtataaaaaggaagaatatccagaaaaaatattattcatgatttatttatagttttaattaatatttattatatacaaaGATCGGAATGgaacaaaatattaatt
This Saccharomycodes ludwigii strain NBRC 1722 chromosome II, whole genome shotgun sequence DNA region includes the following protein-coding sequences:
- the TFB2 gene encoding TFIIH/NER complex subunit TFB2 (similar to Saccharomyces cerevisiae YPL122C | TFB2 | Transcription Factor B subunit 2), producing the protein MSTNNLFKATVLEYLEGLSQNVQSRLYESPAACLAIYRILPQLAKFLIMSMVFNHEDVLLRDLNKWVKEQGQFEFDEAIKTMSSLHILKEISKNPVQVNLNPIFKNSFRNSLTGGEVHDSFGIPVDDDGTITTESLDKYAADKWETILHFMVGTPGMKSPSETVLSLLLHSGLMLEEESDYELKITNEGFQFLLQEINVQIWSLLLQYLKMAESIQMDPVEVLNFIFMLGSLELGQSYSVKGLTETQKKLLKDMTDYGLIYQTTFNSLKFYPTRLAIILTSDSMTIRSASMAMNSVLKKAANYINYNDTAYNKNNTANTDADATNNLDKEDADAENNNGEEVDGNGSIVEGALIIETNFKLYSYSNSPLQIAILGLFVHLKTRFANMVAGQVTRESIRRALRNGITAEQIIAYLETHAHPQMVRLAENNLEKKLALDANCNETLEILPPTVVDQIKLWQLELDRITNYDGYLYSTFDTTEEYQQLVTYANDIGVLIWKSDRKKVFFIENEGNSQVVEYAKRLLSRKDSI